The genomic window gacagtgtgtgtgtgacactttaGGAGCTGAAACATCTATTGAAAGTGTTattaagacagtgtgtgtgtgacactctaGGAGCTGGAGCATCTATTGAGAGTGTTATtaagaccgtgtgtgtgtgtgacagactgaGAACTACAGTGATAGCACCAAGCCCATTCATCATCATTTTATTCAATATGAACAACTCAGTACAATCAACCATTAGCAAATGTTTTAATGCCATCTGTACATTCTCTTACAATTACtcatatgcacatactgtatgtaaatatatattcatTAGTAAAGAcctagaaaaataaataatttaaatacaaaattctaGACAGCAAAATTCACTGTGCATTCTGAAATAGTTAAACCTAAATCCTTTCCTTTACTGTATGCATCACAGTGGGTGTGATTTTCTTTAAAGAGGCTTAAAGTCAATTATATTTTACAGTGAAATAATCTTTCATAGTTGCTTGTGTTTGAGAATACTAATAAAATCTGCACAATCTGGGAAATATCGTTTTATTATTTATCTTAAATTCAGTGTTGGGAAACCTTTATTAAGGTAAGACACTTAGTTCAGACTAAACTCCTTACTTTCATGAACTCTTTGGTGCAAGACCGTCTCAGCTAGCTCTTTTGTGCTGAAGGACATCATAGCTAATGCAGTTTTTAATGGGAATTTCTTGGGTTACACTTTCATCACCAATGGAGTGTGCATTCAGATATTATTTTACAGTCATGTCAGTAAAGAAGATGTGCTGGCTGTAAAGCACTAGACATGACTGACACACTAGCACGTTGGGTCTGGAGACCTTCTTCTCTTTTACATACTTAggggaaacagaaagagactTCGTCCTGAGGAATAGAGAAAGCTCTTACATTTCTGACTCAAAGGTACTCAATGTGTTCTGGGTTAGCAATCCCATGCAGCTCTGCTCGGTGCACTTTAAGGACTGAAGCAGCCTTTTCAGGTCtcttgttgttgtagttgtCATTATTTGGAACCTAAGTGGACTGAAACACTAGTGATGCACTAGACAGACATGATGGCCAGGGACAAACGATCATGGATTAGCTCCTCATAATCcccaataaaacaaaaaatacaaatccTAAAATCAATTCcaaataggttttttttttttttttttttttaaattgtaccCTTTCCAGAAGCTGGCCATGTATACAATAACaaaagtgactgactgactccatAATCATGCATCTTCAAGTCTGAAACTACAAAGAATCCAGAAACTCATGAGTAATGTTAATTTGTGTCTCAGATCTGACTATAATAGGCAAAACCAAGCCTTAACCATGTAAGAGAATAGGACTGTTGAACTCTCCTTGATTCAAAGGGTCTGCCCGCTGAGGACCTAAAATGTTATATAGGCAAGGTTCATATGTTGACCTGCACGTGCCCACAAATTGTTTAATGAAATGATCAATGTAAAAACACTCTGACAACCATTTTACAAGAGCCGTCCTCGGAGCAACTCAAGgtgtatgcacatgtatgttaaaGGTAAGTAACCAAATTTAACTTTCTCTAAAAGCAAGATATTTATAGCACTTTGCAGTCTATAAAACCCCTAGACACACCACCACAGAAAAATTGTGGTTGTTGTAACAGAACAGGCTGCTGTTGGTCATCACCAAACAGCGTCACTTAGAAGAGGAAATGGCAAAGCACAGCAGCACACCGGCGCCTCACTCTAGTGCAGCCCTCAACATGTTTGACTACCAGCACCGGCACTTCACTCTAGTGCAGCCCTCAACATGTTTGACTACCAGCACCAGCACCGGCGCCTCACTCTAGTGCAGCCCTCAACATGTTTGACTACCAGCACCGGCACTTCACTCTAGTGCAGCCCTCAACATGTTTGACTACCAGCACCGGCGCCTCACTCTAGTGCAGCCCTCAACATGTTTGACTACCAGCACCGGCGACTCACTCTAGTGCAGCCCTCAACATGTTTGACTACCAGCACCGGTGACTCACTCTAGTGCAGCCCTCAACATGTTTGACTACCAGCACCGGTGACTCACTCTAGTGCAGCCCTCAGCATGTTTGACTACCAGCACCGGTGACTCACTCTAGTGCAGCCCTCAACATGTTTGACTACCAGCACCGGTGCCTCACCGTCACCGTCACCCCTCCCAAGATACAAGTACTACCAGCAACAACTACAAGAACCAACTTGAAGCCATTTCACTCAGCTAGAATTGCTGACACTCCCACTTTTGGCACATGTTTCCCACCCACAGAGAGCTGTGAACACAAAAGGACAAGTACCCAAATAATATATTTCAAACCATTCAACCCGTGGACTCCCTCAGTGTCATTCACACAAGGCTATGTGCTTAAGGAGGCCAGCCCCCCAAGGCAGAGAAAAGGAacccgcacgcacacaacaTGTGCACAAGAAACACCAGAATCATTCCACCGCACTGGAGGCAAACAGCGTCACGTCACGTCTCCGACATTCAGCTCATAAAGTATGGGATACGTCTCAAGATGAGAAAACTAAACAACTACAAATCCACctcaacacacaaagacagacaaaacagaaaaaagttcCTATGTTCAATCATTTTGCATTTGTCATTGCTCAATTCCAAAAGCAGCACAATGTGGAGCGGAGCTGTGGTTGGATGAGAGGGATGGGGTCCTCTCGCTCCGTGAGGGCTGTGGTTGGATGAGAGGGATGGGGTCCTCCCGCTCCGTGAGGGCTGTGGTTggatgagaggggtggggtCCTCCCGCTCCGTGAGGGCTGTGGTTGGATGAGAGGGGTGGGGCTCATACGGGATGGAACACCAGCGTGCGCTCCTCCCGCTCCATGAGGAGGCTGGGTGAGGCGCTCCGGtcctgtttggagtgtgtgctcCGCAGATAGTAGTTGACTATCTTAGAGTCCAGCTTGTGCTGGTAGGGGATGGCGTCATAGGGCTTGGGGTCCAGGTCCAGGATGGACACGGAGTACGTGAGGCGAGGCTTGGCAGGCTGGATCTCCAGGGTGGACTCAAGTCTGTacagagggaacacacacagattattattatgtttatttattatattttatttatttatttatattattaagCCCATGCTATCCTTCAATGAAGAATAATCAATTCAAGTCTGTACAgaggaaagaaacacacagattaTTCTTCTTCATAGCAGGATAGCATGGGCTATACCACCACTGGACCTTTTGACTACTACACAATACAAACATGGCAGTGTGCTTACACTTGATCCTCTCCACAGGGGGCCAGTGTGATCATGACGGAGCAGTCTTTGGCTGTCATAGCAACTCTGTACTGATGAACCTACagagtagatagatagatagatagatggatactttattaatcccgagggaaatttttgAATAAAACATCATTTGCAGCAGTAGTTAATAAGCAGAACCATACAAATCTTGAATCAGATGGAATATGGTAGTTATAGTGTGGTCATATCTGTTAGATGGATTATTGAAGTTCAATATGCCACACCCCAAATACGGGTGTCTCCCAGATAGATTGATTGCTATGAAAGAAAAAGCAGAGGACGATCTTACCTTTCCTATGGCGTACTCTATCGATCCATCGTCTTCTGCAGGACAATTCTTCACCTTCTCCAGATAACTGTCATTATACGGCCCATCAATCTGCAGTCTACTCCTGGAATGAGAAAACAACCAGAGTTCTTTGAATGAAGTACTGCACAGATTACAGTTCTACCCAGGATAAAGGGCAAAGAGCATTCAGTCTTAACAGACACTACTGCCACCATGTGGTCATTTCATTTAACTACAACattaacctgtttttttttttgcttgtttgtttatgaACATTGTGATTGAAAGCATACAAAGGATGGAGCGAAAGTGCCCCAATCACACAGAAAATGAGCTCATTCTTTTCTCTCGACAGGCCTATAcctagcctgacgttgtcatactcataattctagtagtagtatagtataaccataacgtagaccatcggggccagctgataaattaaacttttaccggatcccgtaggaaggacggtaaaaacatcttttcgatcgacaaatgccttgatcacgttggggagaaattatgcctGACCAGAAACTGTTCAGAcgaatcaaattgtcagggcgggctttatacgatgatggacagatgatcaacagtaatgTAATCaacacgtcaccaaagagcgcttgggttgaattcgttttcaacaaacatggctgccgctggagagctgaaatctGTAGATTTGAGTCTGTTTTAGAGGACCTCGACAGCGCATTAATTTTCAAAATTaaacttcccgacctcaaatgttgtgggcggggctaagttggtctggtatccaggctagccTATACCCATAATGCTCATTAATATAGGAAACAAATACCAGTTGGCTACAAGTTTCACAAGTGCATTCTCTCACACagcaaggaacacacacattgcactgcTTCAGACAAGCATCTTGTGGCCATGCGCCATTTGACTTACATGGGCACGGAAGTGACTGGCACATTAGCAAGATTCaagatttttttcttctatctGACCAGCTGGTAACGTACAGTTACAAACCTTTCTTTGGGAAACTCCTCCAGATACTGCTCCACGCGCTTGTAAAGAGGATAAATGCCTTCGATGTCCAGGTTATCCAGCATCTGAACTTGAAGTATTCTGCTGAGGACTGAGTCTTTTGACAGGCTGTTGTTACCTGGCAAATATAGGTgaagtttgttttttaattcatgTGGAAAATTGAACTGCAATGATCAAAGGCAAAACACTCAGAGTAGAACCACAGCCATGTTTCTATTCACATAGAATTGGAATGTAAGCGGTAACTAGCAGTAGCTGCATTCCAAAAGATCTGACTGGTGAACATGGCTGACCATTGCGGAGCAGGTCCCGGTGAAGAGGGCTGGCCTCGCAGTAGCCCCGCGCGTCAGCAGGATGCACCTTCTTGGGTTCAGCGGTGCGACTGCAGCTCCAGCTGCTGAGCAGTGCACTGCTGACCACCTGGATGAACTCGTTCAGCACGGCCTTGGCTGACAGGTGGCCCTTGTAGAGCCCTGCATTGTGGGTGAAGTAGGGCCTCAGCTGCTGAGCCAGCGCGCTCATGTCCGGCGTCTGCTCCGCAGCATCCTTACAGCCGAAGATCAGCTCTCCGCCCTGCaggaacgtgcacacacacacgggcccaTTTGGAGAAAGAGTCAGGGAAAGCTCCTGTTCCAGGGTCAACATTTTGTGGACACCTCGCATATTAAATAGATTTAGCAGCTGCTTCACCTGCACCCATTCAAATTATTAACACCCATCACAAACATCTGTAGTGGAAGGACGTCATACTGTATTTAGTGAGACGTCATgtggtgttgggatgccatttGTTGCTTTTGTTAGAAACAAAGTCAGTGACATTTCTGCTTCATTTGCCCTGGTCAACTTTCTACAGTAAGTACAAAGGGGGAATGTTTAGGAGTAAGGTGCCTAACAAGCTCACCTAGCTGGACCACTAATGGTTTTGATGCATTAGCGCTTTAACACTCAGTCACCTGTGGGTACGCTCAATACTTAGTTCCAAACTGCCTCAGGAGACAACAATAGCACATAAACTATCATCATATGCTGGTCAAACAGTATGGTCTGTACGTGTGGTTCAGGACGGATATTTATGTGGAGCCCTTTTGGATGGCTTGAACTGGGCCCCTTACTTCCAATTAAGGGGAAATCTTAAATGACAGAACAAACCATTAGACTTCAGACAACGATAGGTTTCCAACTGTGTGGCAACAATTTGGGGAAGCCAATGTCCCTATGAACAGTGACCAAATGTTTTTCTAAGGTGTACAAGAACTTGAGGGCCTACTTCAAGTCCCATCGAATACTTTTGGGGTGAATTAGAAATCTTGACCTTTCCACATATTTTCTTTTGTATGGTTAGGTAGCATATTTACATAGCACACATCAGATGTCACTTATAGAGAACGGATGACCCAACTTCCTGTACAATGTGCAGTTATTCTAAAAATCTATAAAAAGGTGTAGGTCTCAGTCCTAGGAAACGGTGAAAACACTACATGTCATTACGAGAGCCTGAAATGCATATATATTGATTGACTGAAATGAAAGCCTTCAACAACAGGTATCCATCATTTCAAAGCAACAAGGCATCCTCACCTTAAAGATTTTAAAGTTGTTTTGCGGTTCTTCAAGAAGGTGTTTGACTGCAATATACATTCTCTGTTTGTTCCTAGACATACAAATGTTGGAGAGATGTTGGTGTTAAATCCATcaattaaaaaaactaaaactgtaTCAAAGCACCAaacttaaatgtgtgttttccatAGACAAATGGCCAGAGTTGACAGTCAGTTGACAGTACAGCACTCACCCTGAGAAGAGGTCCAAGGGGCAGTACCGGCTCTGCCGTTTCCACTTCCCATTGGCTAACTGCAGAGGAATGTCACAACATGAATTACAAGGATCTACTTCCAGTATTGGGACGCATTTCAAACACTCTACCAGCAGGGGTGCATTTCAGATGCCACTAACTGCTAGTACACTTCACCTTCCATGACCATTCTGTTAGAACGAACTCCATGCACTTCAGCACACACAGGTTTGAACATTCAGCCCAAATATTGCTGCATGCTAAAACCTTAGTGGATGGAGGACTGCCCGCCCACTGAGGACAGTAGTGCCCCTGTATCCACGGGGAGTACGTTCTAAGACCTACTGCCAATGGCTGAAACCGTGAATGGTTGCCAACACCATATGAATCGTTTTTTCCGTGTACATGCTTACATATGatattttgtgtaaaaaaaaaaaaaaaaataagacatgAACAATaactaataaataaaacaataataacaacaaaaataaaacaattataacAGTGGTTTAGAGGGGGTGGCAAGAAACCCAGCAGGGTATAGTTGCCGAGAAAACTTGATGTGACCCGTCATGTGAATTGACCAAACATTGGCTGATATGATCACACCTGATCGATAGGCTGTAACAGTTTTTGATTGGCTATAATGGACAGGCAGACAAGCGGTTTTGAAACTCTATAATCCACCTGATAACTTGGGtaaaaattgaacaaaatttgTGGCCTGtgaaaatgtttgaatcctttcgaTAAAATCCATCAATAAGGTTGACATGACATGTTGCCATGTCTCAGCCTTGGGACCTCCCATGACATATCAATCACATCAGCAGTCATCAGCCAAAACACATTCTGCTTATTGCAGCATCTCCGAATGGTCAGATGATTTGCCTTTGATATATCAAAGCATTGCCCAGATTTCAGGAccttacttcctgtttggcagctTCGTCGctgattttgattggctgtatcAGAATAATGCTTTTCACAATCAAAAATCCATATTGGTCTGGAGATCATCTGTGCCGATTTTAGTGAGGGAACAAAAAGTGgcctgtgaatttttttttaacattttcataATACCAAAGATGGTGAATAATCCAGTATGATTGACAGAAAATTGACGTCAGAGTGCGTTGAACCCGGCTTGATTGCAACGGtacttcattatttattttttaatttttttaaattgggCATAAACACAcctccaactttgacccgttggtggcgctacaGCGCTCAAGGCGCAGACAAAGCTTAATGGAAAGCATCCGGGGACTGTCCCCAatcagtgtgccaaatttcaaaaCTTCTTACCACatggttctaggggctgccgtactacagaagaaagaaagaagaaaaagaagaagaaaatgtaGAAACACAATGGATGCCTAAGCAGCCGCTTGGCCCCAATAAGAAACGGTAGaaactaggggtgggaatctcttggcacctcacgattcgattccgattcagtggtcaacgattcgattctaaaccgattatcgattctaaaccgattatcgattctaaaccgattatcgattcaaaaccgataaaacgattatcgatgcatgccgatttttaaaacatttgagtttgctactcagagtctcaaatcacttcctactttgtgtttgataatcaacagatgaattaccttctctattttttattagagaaaaagcttttccttgtcacaattgtgactttcaatgaacaatgcaataatcgatgcagcttgcatttcaacacaaaatggatgtgtaaaaaaaaaaaaaaagaaaaaaagaaatactttttttatttatttatttttattaaaaaatcgattatgaacttttctgaatcgagacagaatcgttctagagagaatcgagagaaatcgaaaaatcgaaaGTAGAAACCCAATAGCTGCATTTCCATTATCGGGCTAAACCAGTTGTGTCCCCATTGTCACTACCAGGGATTGATCGAACCTTCTCTGGGCTTTGTGACCGGCAATCACCCTTGGGCCAAGCAGGGCGTGTCAAGGAGAAAGGCAGGATTACCAGTCAGGTAAGAGAGGTTCAGCACCAAAAAAAGCTATTCAAAATGTGCAATGGTAGCTTGATCAAGTAGGGGAGCCTGAACAACCAACACGATTGTAATAGGTGTCATGGACATACAAGCTACAGAAATTTCGAGTTGCACAACTACCAGGGTACCATCAATTAAAACCCAAGTCTGTTAcaacttttgggggggggggggggagaaataaaaaaattaacttgCCCTGGCTGTTACAAGACGCAGGCGGGCTAGGCAGGCCACAAACACGGTGCCTATAATTATCCATAAAACTGGTGGATCAAATATCAATATATTTATACAATACAAATCACAGCTGGCTCTAATGAACACTCAGATTCACACAATGTATTGCAGGGAAGGATTATAGCCATGTTAACCCAGGCAATGGTCTCCCAGCCATATAATGAATAACCTCACGTTAACGTTTTGAATGTCTATTTTCTCTCGATCAATGAATTGTCAATGACATCGAACATAGTGGCATAACAGTGGAGAAATTTCGATTGGCACAACTACTAGGGTACTATCAATTCCAACTTGAGAAATGGTGTGattataacagtgtgtgtagtgatttATGGATCTAATATGGATTCAATATATTTTCAATACAAAACTCTGAAATTGGCTCAAATGAACCCAATATGTATGGGTAATTAATTAACATCAAATGACTGCTCGACTGTTGAAGCGGATTTATTGCAAAGAAATGATTAGCATGCTTTCCGAGCTATGGTGTGCTCTAAACACTaatttagctaatgttaacttcACTTCTGTAATCAATTGAGGCTAGCTTGCTATCTAACGTGAACTATGCCTATAGCTGGCTTGTATTAGAGCCACGTCTTCAGGCTACCTGATATCTGGATTGCTAAACTCCTCCAGTACCCTACATGACAGTCTGAGTCTGACCAGTCTGTTTACCTCATGAGGGCTATGCTTCATTTGAGTGTTAACTGTACATTCCACAAAACGAAGACAAGAAACAGCAAACCGTTACTTCGGTTTCCCCTTATATTCCTTTTCTTAACTTATTCTGTTGTAGACCATAGGTGCCTGGTATCCAGACTTTATCGCCTGATATCTCAACTTTTACGTTCACCACAAAGTGGCATGCTATGGCCCTATGACAATACTGGCAGCCCAGTAGTAGAAACgcaaatgttgtttttgttctctGGCTTGAGGCCCTTGGCCGATAGCGGAATCAGGACTAATGGGTGCCTATGCACCTCTCTGCTTGGCCCCCAAACATACTGTAATAACTTATGAGAATGTGGGTTCTCTTGAATGAAAAGGATTCGGAGGTATTTGCTTCACACACAACGGACGATGGAGCAATGAAAGATATCTTGTACACAACAGTTTTACCTTTTCCTTTTGTTCGTTCCTTTCATTACGTCCTAGCCCCTCCCTTTGATAAAACCGTGTAGGAAACGAAAGACGGAATGCAAGAAGGAATGGAGAATCATGGACAGACATACATGAGAAATGAGATGTGCTTAAAGACAGGAGTCACCGATTTTATGCGACGGTGCGGACAGGctactcttttctctttttttttttttctcacttaaTATTTTGGGCCATGGTAAACCGCAGATAACTGAAACCGTAGCTAGCGAATAAGTGGATACGGGGGTTCTACTGAACTGTGGTCAGATTTATTATGTCCTTACCTTATAATGTTGGTGCATGCAAAACCGGCACACTCTGCGTTTGCATTCCTTGCTGACGTGCACCGAAAAAGGAAGAAATCCACATTTTGGctggagaaaacaaaaaaaaaagaagttgaaatattttttataatatatatatatatatattatatatattatacacatatgtactgaattgcattatatatatatataatgtattgtGTCCTTGAAATGGTTGACCGTATGACAGTTTATGCAACCTGGTGAGTTAACAAATTTAAACAAACACGTGAGACACCCTGAAAAGCATGTGACTAGATTCCTGGCAAACTGAAGGTCTGAATCACTCTTCTGCTTTCGGTATTTCCCCTCTCCCATTGTTGCCTAGAGGCACGCCCTGTGCTTTCACTAAGTTCCGATGAAACTAATACCTTATGATAGACAGGTTTCTTCCTATTGCACAATGTTCACATTAGTATTAAATGACAAACAGCAGTTAGGTCACCTTTATTTCGACACAAAGAGGAAGTCTGTGATCTCCAAAGTGGCAGGCATTGAGCTGAGTGAGATTCGGTAGACACAAAGCATACCCACTGAACGTATCCATAACTTTGTCACAGCGCAATTCtaaaagaccaaaaaaaaaaaacataaaaaacataaacacaacataaaGCAATTCTTCTCCAAATCAACTCCTTTTGAttttcccttcttttcctcAAATCACCTCTAGGGGAACATAATCATATACAAAATATGTGATTAAATTACACATTGGTGTAAGACTGTAATTAGACACTATTGGTAAACACCTAATGTATTGATAACATACGCTACCCCTTCTTTCATCAAAGGTTGTGCATACAGCAGGTTtggcttattgtgtgtgtgcctatttcATGATCTTTAGCTAATACAGGTATCGGCCTGAGGTAAGCCCTTGTTGAAATGTACACGATGCCTATAACAATGTATGTAGAAAGATTTCACAGGAAAAGGGTATGGGCTTGTTTTCTGTTACTG from Clupea harengus unplaced genomic scaffold, Ch_v2.0.2, whole genome shotgun sequence includes these protein-coding regions:
- the LOC122129934 gene encoding inositol-pentakisphosphate 2-kinase-like — translated: MELDKMDENDWKYHGEGNKSLVVSHVQHSSVLRLLKYPSQDAEHSQQTTEQACRHIHSIVDFSKNVMKPLLGEAYVHSGEVVKLPLDFVRHLSLKVQQERPELRCDKVMDTFSGYALCLPNLTQLNACHFGDHRLPLCVEIKPKCGFLPFSVHVSKECKRRVCRFCMHQHYKLANGKWKRQSRYCPLDLFSGNKQRMYIAVKHLLEEPQNNFKIFKGGELIFGCKDAAEQTPDMSALAQQLRPYFTHNAGLYKGHLSAKAVLNEFIQVVSSALLSSWSCSRTAEPKKVHPADARGYCEASPLHRDLLRNGNNSLSKDSVLSRILQVQMLDNLDIEGIYPLYKRVEQYLEEFPKERSRLQIDGPYNDSYLEKVKNCPAEDDGSIEYAIGKVHQYRVAMTAKDCSVMITLAPCGEDQVLESTLEIQPAKPRLTYSVSILDLDPKPYDAIPYQHKLDSKIVNYYLRSTHSKQDRSASPSLLMEREERTLVFHPV